ctatataaaGTCGTTCAACGCTTACAAAAACACTCAATATAGGATAATTCTATAACTTATAGtgataaagatttttttttaaaggagtAACATATGttgactaaaaatgtattactaaattattgttaaatgagAACAAGAATATAGAGGCATagccataaaataaatttagtgatacataaaaattagtaatttttgttattaaaactgttgagaaaaaaacataatattatgcaggatataattttaacttttttttatccctAGGTAGGTTACACTACAAATACACACTCAacattgaaatacaaataatgataagtgataacatattatatatatattaaataacattattatcttatttttaactttttttgtttaatattcacTTGaagtatttaacatatttattgtcTAATGTTTATCAGAAAACTTATTTACAGACATTTTGTTTAGCAAATGGTAACAAGcgaaattttaagaaatttttgtttttttatatataataatatataaagttattacgattaatataggtatataaaaaatgaatgcataataataataaattacttggtAATCGGTAATATCTAGGGGAACACAGATATAATACCATTAGGGTGACTATAACCACGGTAGAAAAACACAGGGGGACAAGTTGAGCTTGAACTTTGCACCAACAGAATACACGAATAAAACATGTATCCCTTCGCGTGTGTTATCTAGTCGAAAACGCACAGAGTGCCAAGAGAGCCGAAGAGAAAAGTTAAAACGTAACGCGATATAATAAGATTCTCaaaagtccaaaaaaaaaaatactatctaTACACTAATACCTACGGTCGAATTTGgtgaataaatgtttttttcatggCCAAACGCACATCGAATTCTTATCTTAAAACGCGgtcaacgaatataatataatataatatcatgataacaataataattaataattaataaatataattataattatagtagtaatagtagtattatagtagtagtagttatagtaatattagaagaagaagaatataCACCTACAAACAACAAAACCGAATGGAATTAACGAGTAGCGtgtgttataatattggtaatttttttctgtttctattataccattttatttattgccaGGGGATTAAATGTAAGTTTTACGTAGCGACACGACGACAGAGTCGTCTCACACACACGACTACACAAATAAATCGGTTTGTATTtcgatcatattattacaaatcataataaatatactgttattataatgtttcaatGTCGTtggtgtataggtacctacataccaaGCGTATCGACATTTTATACGCTTGTGGGcgacattacataatataacataactatgatgcttttttttattttaacaagtcTTAGGCAGGGGGTAGAGGAGTTGGCGTCGTGGTCTGTTCGGTGTCGTCGTCTTCGTCAATAGCAGTTGCGTTGCTTAAGGTAGAGCCACCACGACTTGTACGTATGTGACTGGGAAGTATCCGGTACGGCCGTTAGTACTGCCCTCGTACCAGTTCTCGTCGACCCTGTTCAGCAGTATTATAGTCTCGCCCTCCTGAAAACACGTAATCGTCATTatcattacataatacatatgtattatcGTTAGAGGCCCTTAGGCGACTAGGAATGGTGATGGTGGTATATCAGCAGGGCCGTATTTAAGGGGGGGCAACGAGGAATTTTGCCCCGGGCGGCCAAATTTCGACACATTTAAGGGGGCGGCCAGGCGCCGgtgtgtatactatattatataagtaagattttattttttttggtaaaaatttgtttgagtacctatacttggACTTATTGCATTGCATGACTATGATACGACTATTTGTCgcaaattcgaactttaaatgcttataaaaaaaaaattgtgcctaagtatttttaagattttttaactgctattgtagcaatatatcacgagccttgcattaaattgtcacgcttttttacccaacaaataaaattttaaaagtttgtttGCAAGAGAGCCCCGGAGAGGTAAAAACGTTTAACTCTGATTTCTGAATCCATATAGTATGGACTGTGAAATTATAGaacatgttaatatattatatcactaaataaagtataattaaacagtttgtatactttttttgaaaatacatatagaAAAAGGCGGGCAAGTGATATATACACTAGGTTACAGAATTTGACCTCCTAAatttaccaactagattcactttcccgtcGAACGAGATACtcttgaagaaaatcgaaacaGTGTTACTGCCCtaaacggtgatgacagacacaaaaataaaaaacacacgtaatcattgtaaaatcaataaatttatcactccgctcagaatctaaaataaatgtaactattGTTAGGTAATTatctatcaataatattaccaaaatgttaattttttacctTATTGGATGAAAATCGTTATACAATTCACGTGATtcattatccatattatattcccttgtattaaaaaaattaacgtctGCCAACCGAGAAAAATATCCGGGGGAAGAATCTAAGGTTGAAACCAGGGATGGATTAACGTTATGTACAGgcaacgtatattattattgtatacatatgttTTCCTTGAGCCACATTTTTATCGCAGAAATCATTCACTACTAAGAAAACATCTacgtatttaatatgatatatactattgtagacacgtagacatattattaagacataaaactaaaattctCAATGCTCTAATGGGGAAGTAAAGGGAAAGGGCTGGATGGGCACAATTGGATAGATGCCACAGTTAGTCACATACCTTAAATCCTAATTCTCCTGGATTCTCAGCCTCAAAATCGTATAACGCGGTACAACAAGGCGAGTTGCGTGGTATTTGCCGTTGAACTGACTTAATTGGAGAAGAAACTGGCgatgctataaaaaataaaaataacaataatttctgttcatgttgatatttataataagtttaaatagaaaacaaataaaaaatgtggagacaaatatatcattataatatttaaaatcaacaaaGCAGtaatgaatcataatataatttgaatctatttgtatttataaaaactatgcAGTAATAAATGATAAGGTACAAGAAAgaagtattatagtattgaatTGGGCAAAATTCTACTAACTGAATTtcgttcaaattaaatatttgcaaacgttataaataggttacatttttaagaattttaggCATTCGACTTTTGATTggaaatttatttaaagatCAATAGTACTAGTCGGAGAATTCAAACACAtgatgtataataggtattattatatattagtcaaaatgttttaacactttcgcacatataaaaaaataataataatattaaaactaaattatttttgtagctTATTAAAAGTCaatgctaattaaaaattgtctaccaagatttgtatacctactacattttCGCGTTGAATCGTTTTAAACGAACGAGTGAAATTGCGTTCAACATTAACCTAAATGCATTTGCAGTCGTTAACGCATAATAACGGTATCGTTTTGCGAAGAGTGCTTGTATAAAAAAGTAACTACCTACCAAGTTACTTCGCGGTGaaagtgtattaaaatatatacaagcgTCTTTAAAGTAGCAGTTAATGTAGTAGTTAGCAACAATAAGGAACATAATAAcatgctttaaaaaaataacaacaataggtACCATTGTGATGTGGTTGTTGATGCTGGTTATCGTGATGGTTTGCTCCGGACGTTAATTCCAGCGTGTTAGACTTTGCGTGAGTCGGGGATGAAGCTCGTGAACtacctaatatgtttatatttcgcattatatagataaaaggCAAtttggttaataaataataattgttaattattacgtataatatactatagtattataagcTTTAAAAGTAAGAGAAACGatcagaatatataaatatattttcgacGATTCAAGCCcacaaacattttaacaatactgacataatataaaccgaaaaaagtatatattgttcaaaggtaatattttatttaatggatTTAACTCGGTAATAACTCGacgaataaacaattatttattttatgatattttcaaaatgtttgtcAAACgccaaagaataaaaaaaatcagattatgtatacatatacatcatATCTACATCCTAatagatacaatttataaactaatatttacgtcaaaaaaaatttaaaaaataggtaggtactaacctagttaaacaaattttagaaaCAATTAAATCAAATGCATGGATTTCCCTAACCATGGTTTTTACTGTTTATTGTATGATTGTTTACAATAAACGCAAATCTACAATCTTAGTTGTTTCTATCATAATACAGTTGTAAGAGctacttaaatttataacatttaatctaAGGTtagtttcaaaatttgaaagtctactaaaataaaaacgtaaaattaacgTAAAACGTAACATTATTACAGCATCAAAATACggcaatttaattatttttaatgaaatctggggtctatagtttattatattaggtatactaaacAGTTTAAGTAAAATTAACACATCTTCACAGACTGTCTGTCTGTCTATCATACGAAAAAGCAAGACAAACCACATAAAGTACAACATTCACAAAAATCTATATGCCTAGATATTATATCAAACGACCTCATTCTATATGTCAAAGATACCGGAttggataaataaattaacttattacaATTAAGCAGCAATCTATTCCATTttgcacaatatatatatatatatatatattagggtggtccaaaaaaactgaaaaaaaaattcaaaatgagtaccccccccccccccatttttttaagcgataagaaaaaataatattgcgaaaatttgaactttataagttataactcaaccCCTTCCCGTGCCGCAATAGGTTTAGATTATGGCCAAAAgggattttttcaattttttaaattatttcaaaaaccaaaacttttacaaagaaaattttaagtattaaattatagagaAATATACTGTCTAATCTTAATTTGgtttacaaatacatatatttgagaatacgtattacgtataaacaaaatatttcattatatttaggcatttatatattagttttttcatATGAAATAATGGATTAAATAGAATTTGTATAATAACCCTTTTAGTAGAGATTatgtttttctataatttaaatttttttttgtaaaagttagtttttgaaataatcaaaaaaaattgaaaaaaacccCTTTGGGCCATAATTCAACCCTATTGCGGCACGTGAAGGGGTTGAGTTATCAAGTCCAAATTTTCGcagaattattatttcttatcaaataaaaaaatggggggggggggggtactcattttaaatttctcaaaaaaaatgtttgcctcTATAAACGTGAACcaccctaatatatatatattataatgtaatctaatgtatttaaatgtattaaaaaaatatgtttaagctAATTGCCTTAGCTGCTGAagtttttagtacctatatctagGGTTATTATCTATGCATGAAActatatattaactaaatatacGATTGTTCTTGGTacgtgttaataattaatataaattaataaaataacaatgcaatattaatttgttaggtTCAAACCAAACTATCACATAACATGTATTTGGTTTaacgataaatatataaatggttgatATTAAACaagttattttggtttttacctTTGACGTGTGCGAGCTGTGGTTCCATCAACTCGTACTCGTCTGAAAAAACcgttatactatgtatattatcatgaaACTAAAAGGCCTAGAAAACGGTATTACGAAATGTCGAAATCCCACTTCCCAAACCAATTACAACAATACAATAACTTATAGGTAGATATCGCTATTTTCGTATTCTCCGTTTCGTGGTGGgtgataaatacatatttaaatatatatttatataagtataaaaataattaaatatattaaagactATTATAGTTATGCCGTTTCTCAACAACTACATGACCACTGCGTTAATTtgtatgaattaattaaaatataaatattaaaattttcaaataattaccaTTAATGTCATCCGCGATAACATCCACTGGATGTAAATCGTTCAAAGTCTTAGGCACAAATTCTAATTTCGGACGGCTGGCGGCTTGATCACGCCTATAATATCAGAAAGCGTCAATTAAATGGTTTCTATAGACGTTATGTCCACGAAATTTTGTCCGCAAAAAATTAtgtccattaaaaataatgttatatgtttattatatacacagtaAATACACCAACgctattcaaatatcaatagaTATTTAGAAATTAAGAAGAAACGAATATCACATGCCAATATTAAAGACAAAATCAGCTGATGAAATGTTTGCATAAATGATCAATACAATTACAGCCGAGATCCTATagggtaaattaaaaaattactgaatattatattggcaGCAAACACATACATTATCTATTGCGAATTATGAATTcgaaggtacataatatatttaccatatACACCAAAATATGGTAGATGGGACAAGAATGCAGATCGCCGACGTCACTTTATtagattattgtaaaatattttacccaCTACAAAACGCGGTTCTCTTTCACGTGTATAGCCGTCAAGTTGAATTTGtgttacacatttatttatttgaaatcatCACTTAATATTAGATTAGGAACTTATCAGATATTTCATAAAACCTGGATgcaaataaattttgtaaaaagtaaaaatgcacatgaaatattttataattggacCTAATTACTGTTATAGGGCAATAACATTTGGCGAACATGCAAAATATCGTGGACCAAATAATGTGGATAAACGTCTAGGAACCAATAAAATCACAGATTAAAACCgtttaactacctataaatgtttaaacataCTTTTCCTGGATTTCCATTACTGCCAGTTTCAGAATTTCGGTACACTGTTGATGGTACTCGAGAAGACCTTCCGCAAATGTAGTTAGCTGAGATATTTGTTCAATCTGAAATACGACGATCGTAGTAAAGGTGatactttaattaaatttgtatattatcgttttattataaagctgattatagtttaaaacaaaCTACGTGTCAGAGTAAAAAAGtaaatgtacatttaataatttcaataattagaTAGTTTTAAACATACATCGTTGTCGAGCAAGTTGAACATTCCTATCTGAGCACTATGCAACGATTCTGCAAATTTTTCTTCAGCTTGTTTTAGTTCCTCGTCACTAACGTGTGAACCTgagtaaaaacaaattcaaagttttttttactatccatattatatacaaacataaaaaataatgaatttaaatggCCTCCACACGAGTTTTTTTCAGTAAGACCCGCAGTAATCattcgatattaatttaaataaaaaaaaaaaaaatgtcacctTTTGCTTGTTTTCTACGTTTGCAGTCGTAATCTAGTCTTCTTCCCTGCAGTTTCTTTCTATGGtgctaaacaaaataatttaaaattataaaatgatgattattattggCACATCTTTTTTCCTAACATACCATCACTTCTTTTAAATCTTTGGTTTGTAAATGATGTAATGGTTCGAGGAAGTTTTGTTTGGTATTGTCGTCTAATGCGTACTTAACATCAGCCATTTGCTTAAGTGCTTCTCCCATTTCCTGCAGTGCTTGGCCAAATAAGCTGTCATCGCCAAGCTTCTTACCATACATGAGCAGACAATCACCAAGAGTACCTTCGGCCTGTGGATAGGTGGACGCTTTTGCCTGACCACTGAGTTTCGATATGCCTTTGACGGCTGCCATTTTTGCTCTGGCCGTAGGATTCGGCTGCAAGAATTCTTTGGTTTTCATCTGAAGTTCTTCGACCAGCTCGTAAGTAACGTcagttttctaaaaaaagttgagTATCAGAAATTGTCCATCCTATGTCTATTATAATACGTCCAGtacagacatattatattataaacatttacccTTTCCATATCCACGAAGTCTACATCAAGCTTTGTCCCTTCAACCCCACCTATTTTTTCAGTCATGTACtgcaaattataacatataggttAAACTACTATACTTAATAAACGGATAAAATAAGTACACGTATATTTAAGAGTTCGAACTTCTATAATATACTAggcataactaataactattagcGGTtggaattattaatatattaataatatatatacgtaacttattaatttattctatagaGCAAGCACGAATTAAATTatctactatataatttatttgtacaactatattatagttataacaataGTATGGATAATATGAACTAGCAATAAAGTATACAATTAGTATAAAAAGatctaatgtaaaaataataataatataatacctacctattttattttatttagcaaGGTTGCATAATAATAGAGCATAAAAAATTCATAGTtaacttataaaacattaatggttaatttattataaatacactaAGAAACCTAAAGAGGAATCAAATATATaagctttataatttttaataactaattgtttttatagCTAAATTTAGGCCGTACCTATATTGACGCagtttaagatttttaaaaggatttttgttttgtaaatcatttgatttaatgttttaaaaaatgtatttacacaTTATATGTTCATAATTCAAGcatttaaagcattttttttattaataaaaatcgccTACTTAAACGTtgcaaatatttacttttttaatctgtacatctacattctacataaaATCGTTTTCTTTATGTAGAcacttaatatagtataattcgccaatttctaaaatatacgtCTCGTTATTGTTAAAAGGATATACTCGAAAAATGACGAAAAGTATTCAACGGTGCAAACAAATATTagataagtttataaaaataataatattcatctcgggatttttaatttatttcttaagtAGAGttggtataatgtattaatggtaaaaaaaaaattataggtatgtgaCTATTGCTTATTTCTGATTATAGTTCGGTGGTCTTTTATTAATAcccttattattataacgaggTGGCGACGGATATATATAGGATATACCAACAGATAAGAATCGCACGACCAACCCCCTCCCTCCCAACCATCGTCAATATCGTCAAAACTACGCCACTTCCACGCCGGCCATGGGTATACAGAGCTTTGTTAATCAATAAAATGCTCTCGACTCCCAACccgacgcacacacacacacgcttgTACGTATGTATACGCACGCTCACTAATGTAACAACACTCCCTTGGcctcgttttaattttttcttctctCCACCAACGCGAATAAGGAAATTAGGTATACTTTAGTATAGGAACTCGTATTAAATGATATCACAGCAAATGtaaagaataatacaaatttaaatgacaAACAAATCaagaatcattataatatttattcggaTATCTTGAtatttcctatatatatatatacacttctGTGTTCGCTGTTACTAAAGCAACACACCGTGTCAACACAAACGAcgattaatcaaaatataaattaaaatacaaaaagttaatttcattaaatttatttgtaggCTAGCGTTCGTACTAACCAAACCGTCCATTTTTTTCttctgtaaacatttttttttgtcaattaatTTACAACACACTTTTAAACAGGAGCAAATGTAtatctataaaagtataaaaatcgTTTGTTACGAGCGAATTTTATACAAGTTACAAATAATAGAATCTTAATTCTTATGATGGGATTATCAGAAgataagtataattttcaaaggttttaacactattaatataaataaatatatactacgAAAATAGGCCCACCTTATTACACAAAATGATTACTTAAATCTTACTACTCCAGTTAtgattagttaaatattttttaatatataacaaacaCGTGCTAAGCCCATGATAAGATTTTATTGAAAagaacacacacatacatatttataaataataaatatattagtcaaAGAGTTAACTACAAAAGTAAACGACAACAATTCTTCGATAactcgtttaaatattttgtaaaaccttCATACTTTAACTACAACAGTAAGTTAACCTGGCTATTTTACaatcaattaaaaaagtaaatacacaatttataaaagGGCGTAACCGGAAAACAAAAACatagttgaaataaaatattatattataagaatattaaatataaaagaacGCACTAATATTGCATATATAATGCGCCGTCTCAACAAAGAACCCgcaaaaaatacttataagcCATAATTTAAATTCTGTAATGTTCAATTAAGAAAttgatttgaaatatatatatatatatacatgtagcctgaatgataaaaataaattattaactccctaagtttttttttattttgattaataataaattatgaaatattataaacttttttagtaACACACATGTGTTTAATTGTTTGTGAactataaaccataatatatttgggTAATGTGCTATTCatcaactttttaataaataaaaaaaagtcgtaCTTATTTGCATACATCACaggtcgaataataataaagtcataTTTACCTGATTCGCTTTATTAATTTGCTTTTTGAGGCCGGCAAACGCCATTTTGGTAGCTTTTTGTTCAACTTGTGTGTATTAAAAGTCGACCTGAAACCAATAAACAAGAAAAATcttactagaaaaaaaatacaacatgttTGAAGATCGTAAACTGCGTAAAGTCACTCTCAAAAATGAACAatgaacaataatgatattgatatatataatatatatatggatagTTAAATTCGAGGTTTTACTtcgatattgaatttttaaaaaaatgcctGAAACAATACGTTATGTATCGACGTTATTGAAAAACGTAAATATTGCAAGACAATGTAAACagaataatatgaacaattttattatatgtacgatCTTTCAACGATTTCGCACTgattttaccaaaaatatcCGACGGGATGATCCGTGTGCGGTGCGTCTCGTACGTACTCGACTTCCGGTGACACTAGAGCGCGACTAACGCAGCGATCGCAAAGCTCGATGACTTTTTTTCGCCGTTCATCTCGCCCATCGTCGCACACCGTGGCGCGGCGTACCGGCAACGGCGCTTGCGCTCAGCTCCCGGCCGccgacgttataatattatattaacggcgcgcacgcataataatatataccgccagcactataacataatattgtttggcCCTCCGTTATACATACGTACGTGAAAACGTGTACgggtttttttattctttttttcgttcgtttaaagttataattatgttgttaCGAAAAATGCCCGAAACCCGTGTAACTGcgcatacaattataatatacttgtatattattatttattaaactcgatgagaaaacatattattataaatatcaccaCTCACCACCGGCAAaacacacgttttttttttttttaataaagcgTAAAGGTACACACGTCACACCGATACACTACAACTGAGTAGtgagtacaacataatataatatacgcgatgTATTCGACTGCAACGTACACTCGTAGTTGTCGATAATAATTACTGGAGATCCACATGTTGAACGTCACATANNNNNNNNNNNNNNNNNNNNNNNNNNNNNNNNNNNNNNNNNNNNNNNNNNNNNNNNNNNNNNNNNNNNNNNNNNNNNNNNNNNNNNNNNNNNNNNNNNNNATATAATCAAATTACATTGTCGAATACACGGCGTATTGGTATTTGTACACttaaca
This portion of the Acyrthosiphon pisum isolate AL4f chromosome A1, pea_aphid_22Mar2018_4r6ur, whole genome shotgun sequence genome encodes:
- the LOC100169394 gene encoding endophilin-A isoform X3, translating into MAFAGLKKQINKANQYMTEKIGGVEGTKLDVDFVDMERKTDVTYELVEELQMKTKEFLQPNPTARAKMAAVKGISKLSGQAKASTYPQAEGTLGDCLLMYGKKLGDDSLFGQALQEMGEALKQMADVKYALDDNTKQNFLEPLHHLQTKDLKEVMHHRKKLQGRRLDYDCKRRKQAKGSHVSDEELKQAEEKFAESLHSAQIGMFNLLDNDIEQISQLTTFAEGLLEYHQQCTEILKLAVMEIQEKRDQAASRPKLEFVPKTLNDLHPVDVIADDINDEYELMEPQLAHVKASPVSSPIKSVQRQIPRNSPCCTALYDFEAENPGELGFKEGETIILLNRVDENWYEGSTNGRTGYFPVTYVQVVVALP
- the LOC100169394 gene encoding endophilin-A isoform X4: MAFAGLKKQINKANQYMTEKIGGVEGTKLDVDFVDMERKTDVTYELVEELQMKTKEFLQPNPTARAKMAAVKGISKLSGQAKASTYPQAEGTLGDCLLMYGKKLGDDSLFGQALQEMGEALKQMADVKYALDDNTKQNFLEPLHHLQTKDLKEVMHHRKKLQGRRLDYDCKRRKQAKGSHVSDEELKQAEEKFAESLHSAQIGMFNLLDNDIEQISQLTTFAEGLLEYHQQCTEILKLAVMEIQEKRDQAASRPKLEFVPKTLNDLHPVDVIADDINASPVSSPIKSVQRQIPRNSPCCTALYDFEAENPGELGFKEGETIILLNRVDENWYEGSTNGRTGYFPVTYVQVVVALP
- the LOC100169394 gene encoding endophilin-A isoform X1, producing the protein MAFAGLKKQINKANQYMTEKIGGVEGTKLDVDFVDMERKTDVTYELVEELQMKTKEFLQPNPTARAKMAAVKGISKLSGQAKASTYPQAEGTLGDCLLMYGKKLGDDSLFGQALQEMGEALKQMADVKYALDDNTKQNFLEPLHHLQTKDLKEVMHHRKKLQGRRLDYDCKRRKQAKGSHVSDEELKQAEEKFAESLHSAQIGMFNLLDNDIEQISQLTTFAEGLLEYHQQCTEILKLAVMEIQEKRDQAASRPKLEFVPKTLNDLHPVDVIADDINDEYELMEPQLAHVKGSSRASSPTHAKSNTLELTSGANHHDNQHQQPHHNASPVSSPIKSVQRQIPRNSPCCTALYDFEAENPGELGFKEGETIILLNRVDENWYEGSTNGRTGYFPVTYVQVVVALP
- the LOC100169394 gene encoding endophilin-A isoform X2, which produces MAFAGLKKQINKANQYMTEKIGGVEGTKLDVDFVDMERKTDVTYELVEELQMKTKEFLQPNPTARAKMAAVKGISKLSGQAKASTYPQAEGTLGDCLLMYGKKLGDDSLFGQALQEMGEALKQMADVKYALDDNTKQNFLEPLHHLQTKDLKEVMHHRKKLQGRRLDYDCKRRKQAKGSHVSDEELKQAEEKFAESLHSAQIGMFNLLDNDIEQISQLTTFAEGLLEYHQQCTEILKLAVMEIQEKRDQAASRPKLEFVPKTLNDLHPVDVIADDINGSSRASSPTHAKSNTLELTSGANHHDNQHQQPHHNASPVSSPIKSVQRQIPRNSPCCTALYDFEAENPGELGFKEGETIILLNRVDENWYEGSTNGRTGYFPVTYVQVVVALP